The Bdellovibrionales bacterium genome has a window encoding:
- a CDS encoding DUF1365 domain-containing protein has product MIYIGEGQVYHSRKVSNKNSFRYPTFFVYLNCADEERLLQILKQSFWSCLSLSAENYLEGEKGSLDQQIKKFLKEKCNYIAEEVWLHTLPKMFGYAFNPVSFWFCRRGGVIEAVLVEVHNTFNERHFYWIQPKEPFTSEDWLQTEKVFHVSPFFPVEGYYRFKFDVQDDRISVVINYHAPNHELRLATGVEGALKPLAEVSLSTLLWNYGWMTPLVVLRIHFQAFKLWLFKTKFYSKPELPGKDVT; this is encoded by the coding sequence ATGATTTACATCGGCGAAGGACAGGTCTACCATAGCCGCAAAGTCTCCAATAAAAACAGCTTTCGCTATCCCACTTTTTTTGTCTATTTGAATTGCGCGGATGAAGAGCGTCTTCTTCAAATCCTCAAGCAGAGTTTTTGGAGCTGTCTTTCGCTGTCGGCCGAGAATTATTTAGAGGGAGAGAAAGGATCTTTGGATCAGCAGATTAAAAAATTCCTTAAAGAAAAATGTAATTATATTGCTGAAGAAGTTTGGCTTCACACATTACCTAAAATGTTTGGTTATGCGTTTAATCCGGTGAGCTTTTGGTTTTGTCGGCGCGGCGGTGTTATCGAAGCGGTGCTCGTGGAAGTGCATAATACGTTTAACGAACGACACTTTTATTGGATTCAGCCCAAAGAGCCTTTCACGTCCGAGGACTGGTTACAAACCGAAAAGGTGTTTCATGTCTCTCCCTTTTTTCCTGTGGAGGGATACTATAGATTTAAATTTGATGTCCAGGACGATCGCATTTCCGTCGTCATCAACTATCATGCCCCCAATCACGAGTTGCGGCTGGCGACGGGAGTCGAAGGTGCGCTTAAACCTTTGGCTGAGGTGTCGTTATCGACTCTACTGTGGAACTACGGGTGGATGACTCCATTAGTGGTCCTCCGAATTCACTTTCAAGCTTTTAAACTCTGGCTCTTTAAAACAAAATTTTATTCCAAGCCTGAACTCCCTGGAAAGGACGTCACATGA
- a CDS encoding helix-turn-helix transcriptional regulator, whose amino-acid sequence MSENNTRTRRKKIDDKDLGKLMGKIAQNVREGRIQSKLSQQALAERSGIAITTLSDIELAKAYNLKLSTLVSLARELKLKILDLLV is encoded by the coding sequence ATGAGTGAAAACAATACGCGAACTCGACGAAAAAAAATCGACGATAAAGACTTGGGCAAATTGATGGGCAAAATTGCTCAAAACGTTCGAGAAGGGCGAATCCAAAGTAAGTTAAGTCAGCAGGCACTAGCTGAAAGATCAGGCATTGCTATCACAACACTTTCTGACATTGAGTTGGCAAAAGCTTACAACCTTAAACTTTCCACATTAGTGTCGTTAGCACGTGAGCTTAAATTAAAAATTCTTGATTTGCTTGTGTGA
- a CDS encoding DUF2177 family protein — MNIKYFFISIAVIVAADFIWLGSVASDIYTQNLSEVGNIVNGKVQVVYWAAVVVYLLLGLGLALFVEPQVSSWKGALTYGAFLGCLTYGVYDFTNYATLKQYPIQLLFADWGWGTFVCGLGSTVGYIFSR; from the coding sequence ATGAATATTAAATATTTTTTTATTAGTATTGCAGTGATTGTTGCGGCGGACTTTATCTGGCTTGGGTCAGTGGCATCCGATATTTACACGCAGAATCTTTCTGAGGTGGGAAATATCGTGAATGGAAAAGTTCAGGTGGTTTACTGGGCGGCCGTGGTTGTTTATCTTCTTCTTGGCTTGGGCTTAGCTCTTTTCGTTGAGCCGCAGGTTTCAAGTTGGAAGGGCGCCCTGACGTATGGCGCCTTTTTAGGATGCTTAACCTACGGAGTGTACGATTTCACAAATTACGCCACTCTTAAACAATATCCCATTCAGCTTCTATTTGCCGACTGGGGCTGGGGTACATTTGTCTGTGGCTTAGGCTCTACTGTGGGCTATATTTTTAGTCGCTAA
- a CDS encoding FAD-dependent oxidoreductase: MKVAVVGAGISGIGSAWLLSQKYEVHLFESEKRLGGHAHTVTINEDQKKIPVDTGFLVYNELTYPHLTAFFKHLNVETVDSSMSLSVQARGGEMEWAGENLNTVFAQRSNLVKPSFYRMLFDVIRFGRKAEENLKQARKHSWTLGELLKIRKYAQFFTRHYLLPMGAAIWSTPENKMLDFPAATFLTFFINHKLLQVNNRPVWRTVKNGSIQYIEKAKSSIPNIHLNTPIVGVERRDGKVFVKTQGETLEFDKVILATHAPITARILKPDSDFEHQTLSSVQYTPNKALLHADESCMPQRKLCWSSWNVLGSPDLSHKVSLNYYLNKLQPLATDKNYFVSLNPRQSLQKILGEYEYWHPQFDHPALRAQVDLPLLQGKGGVYFAGAWQRYGFHEDGLLSAVNVAKLLGVSTPWKVA; encoded by the coding sequence ATGAAGGTCGCAGTTGTTGGAGCTGGAATCAGTGGAATCGGATCTGCTTGGCTCCTCTCACAAAAATATGAAGTTCATCTCTTCGAATCCGAAAAACGTTTGGGCGGCCACGCCCACACCGTCACCATAAACGAAGATCAAAAAAAGATTCCGGTCGATACGGGATTCTTAGTTTACAACGAACTCACCTATCCGCATCTCACAGCATTTTTTAAGCACCTCAATGTAGAAACTGTCGACTCCAGCATGTCGCTTTCTGTTCAAGCTCGAGGTGGCGAAATGGAATGGGCGGGTGAAAATTTAAATACGGTCTTTGCTCAACGTTCTAACTTAGTGAAGCCTTCTTTTTACCGCATGCTTTTCGATGTGATTCGTTTCGGACGTAAGGCCGAAGAGAATTTAAAGCAGGCCCGCAAGCACTCCTGGACTCTCGGCGAACTTTTAAAGATCAGGAAGTATGCGCAGTTTTTTACACGCCACTATCTACTCCCCATGGGAGCGGCCATTTGGTCCACTCCCGAAAATAAGATGCTCGATTTTCCTGCGGCCACATTTTTAACATTTTTTATTAATCATAAGCTGCTCCAAGTGAATAACCGTCCGGTTTGGCGCACTGTTAAAAATGGCAGTATTCAATATATCGAAAAGGCCAAGTCCTCCATTCCAAACATTCATCTTAACACTCCCATTGTGGGAGTCGAACGCAGAGACGGAAAAGTCTTTGTTAAAACTCAGGGCGAAACGTTGGAATTTGATAAGGTGATCTTGGCGACCCACGCACCGATCACCGCCAGAATTCTAAAGCCCGATTCCGATTTTGAACATCAAACGTTATCCAGTGTTCAATACACGCCCAACAAAGCTTTGCTGCACGCCGATGAATCTTGCATGCCTCAGCGTAAACTGTGCTGGTCCTCTTGGAATGTTTTAGGGTCGCCCGATCTTTCTCATAAAGTTTCACTCAACTATTATTTAAATAAACTGCAACCGTTAGCGACCGATAAAAACTACTTTGTCAGTTTAAATCCTCGGCAATCGCTGCAAAAGATTCTAGGAGAATATGAGTACTGGCACCCGCAGTTTGATCACCCGGCCTTAAGAGCTCAAGTCGATCTCCCACTTTTGCAAGGCAAAGGTGGAGTTTATTTCGCGGGGGCGTGGCAGCGCTATGGATTCCACGAGGATGGTTTGCTCAGCGCGGTCAATGTCGCAAAACTTCTCGGGGTTTCCACGCCATGGAAAGTGGCATGA
- a CDS encoding ribbon-helix-helix domain-containing protein — translation MKVTYNMPKRKYCSGDKKMISLRLPEQLIKKLEQIAEKHGFTVTDMVATSLDNFIQSYEDDLKKK, via the coding sequence ATGAAAGTAACGTACAATATGCCCAAAAGAAAATACTGTAGTGGTGATAAAAAAATGATTTCACTGCGTTTGCCAGAACAGCTTATTAAAAAACTCGAGCAAATTGCAGAAAAGCATGGCTTCACAGTGACAGATATGGTTGCGACTTCCTTAGATAACTTTATTCAATCTTATGAAGATGATTTAAAAAAGAAATAA
- a CDS encoding DUF4097 domain-containing protein has translation MKPLLLLVLPWVFFSAYAVESTSNESVREFDSKGLLEVSVANTSGKITVTATESAKAQVTTSNNKYPDKCSISIDRHGEQLSIKVDKKTSSFFSVQDCEVDIAVKVPKAVDLDLAIGSGKLIIHGIEGELDFKIGSGSIVADGLFREIDGKSGSGRIDIKGLAGGGELKTGSGGIDLTFAKKPLVGALDLKTGSGSANLMFPKGTKLKTNFQAGSGQVTNSLGETPEASFAVSMKAGSGDLKIKTY, from the coding sequence ATGAAGCCACTACTACTTCTTGTTCTTCCATGGGTCTTTTTTTCTGCCTATGCCGTCGAATCCACATCCAATGAGTCGGTGAGGGAATTTGATTCTAAGGGATTATTAGAAGTCTCTGTGGCCAATACCTCTGGTAAAATCACCGTCACTGCGACCGAAAGTGCAAAGGCTCAGGTCACAACGTCCAACAATAAATATCCCGACAAGTGCAGCATCTCCATAGATCGTCATGGAGAACAGCTTTCGATCAAAGTGGATAAAAAAACTTCCAGTTTCTTTTCAGTTCAAGATTGCGAAGTGGATATTGCAGTGAAAGTTCCCAAGGCGGTGGATTTAGATCTCGCCATCGGCTCTGGAAAATTAATAATTCATGGGATTGAAGGTGAGTTGGATTTTAAAATCGGGAGTGGATCCATTGTGGCCGATGGGCTGTTTCGTGAAATCGATGGAAAATCAGGAAGCGGTCGTATCGATATTAAAGGTCTCGCTGGTGGTGGTGAGCTCAAAACGGGCAGTGGCGGAATCGATCTCACATTCGCAAAAAAACCATTGGTCGGCGCCCTTGATCTTAAGACAGGCAGTGGAAGCGCAAATTTAATGTTCCCAAAAGGCACGAAATTAAAAACCAACTTTCAAGCGGGCAGCGGACAGGTCACAAATTCTCTAGGAGAGACACCGGAGGCGTCCTTTGCGGTCTCCATGAAAGCGGGCTCCGGCGATCTCAAGATAAAAACTTACTAA
- a CDS encoding recombinase family protein — protein MSDTSKTKAVAYVRVSTLLNQNPQNQLTSIREFTKQRGLNLINEYVDQGISGLREKRPALDQLINDAKMGKFKILVVVGIDRIGRSTKHLLNLIDELNHYGVSIISIREQLDFSTPTGQMALTMLSAVATLERQLIAERIKSALAAKKITASNLGTDWRCGRPKKINDELINMVTDLHTKGLSIRRIAKQIGISHMTVYRILKR, from the coding sequence ATGAGTGATACTAGTAAAACCAAAGCCGTAGCCTATGTTCGCGTATCAACACTTTTAAATCAAAATCCTCAAAATCAACTCACCTCAATTCGTGAATTCACAAAACAGCGAGGTCTCAATTTAATTAATGAATACGTTGACCAAGGTATTTCTGGATTGAGGGAAAAGAGACCCGCCTTAGATCAGCTCATAAATGATGCTAAAATGGGAAAGTTTAAAATTTTGGTTGTTGTTGGAATCGACAGAATCGGACGCTCGACAAAGCACCTACTCAACTTAATAGACGAGCTGAACCATTATGGCGTTTCTATAATTTCAATCAGAGAACAACTGGACTTCTCTACACCTACAGGCCAAATGGCTCTCACAATGCTTTCGGCGGTGGCCACTCTTGAGCGACAACTGATTGCAGAAAGAATTAAATCAGCTCTTGCTGCTAAAAAAATTACCGCCTCAAATCTTGGCACCGACTGGCGATGTGGCAGACCTAAAAAGATCAATGATGAACTAATCAATATGGTAACTGATCTCCATACCAAAGGGTTATCAATAAGACGCATCGCTAAACAAATCGGTATTTCACACATGACCGTATATCGAATACTCAAACGGTAA
- a CDS encoding DUF4112 domain-containing protein, with protein sequence MAQGITDLKKLSEFLDTKYRLPGGFRIGWDGIIGFIPGLGDLVSNILSSYIMARAAMVGAPPAVILRMGINVLIDNVVDIVPIFGNFFDIFWKSNTRNVALVEKYMNNPRGVNRSSKWMVFATLVFILGLLAASVGVVVLITLKVLEYVMQSQGW encoded by the coding sequence ATGGCTCAGGGTATAACGGATCTCAAAAAACTTTCTGAATTTCTTGATACAAAATATCGTCTGCCGGGAGGATTTCGAATCGGTTGGGACGGGATCATTGGCTTTATTCCTGGCTTAGGAGATCTTGTCAGCAACATTCTCTCCTCCTACATTATGGCTCGCGCGGCGATGGTCGGAGCTCCCCCCGCTGTGATTCTGCGAATGGGGATCAATGTTCTCATCGATAACGTCGTTGATATCGTTCCTATCTTTGGAAACTTCTTTGATATTTTTTGGAAGTCGAATACACGAAACGTTGCGCTGGTTGAGAAGTATATGAACAATCCCCGCGGTGTGAATCGTTCCTCCAAGTGGATGGTGTTTGCGACTTTAGTCTTTATTCTCGGACTATTGGCAGCGAGTGTGGGTGTGGTTGTTCTGATCACTCTGAAGGTCTTAGAATACGTGATGCAATCTCAGGGGTGGTAA
- a CDS encoding glutathione S-transferase N-terminal domain-containing protein — MIHLHYWTTPNGHKITIFLEEAGLEYKLHPVNIGKGEQKKSDFLGVNPNGRIPAIVDTAPVDQQGNLAVFESGAILWYLAEKYKKFIPESARGKSEVSQWLFWQMAGLGPMLGQNHHFTQYAPEKVPYAIDRYVKETHRLYSVLNHHLEHRKWVAAGEFSIADIAIYPWIVPHQMQGQDLNQMPHLKRWFESMARRPGVIKAYEIAKTVTADTK, encoded by the coding sequence ATGATTCATCTTCACTATTGGACTACGCCCAATGGGCATAAGATCACCATATTTCTCGAAGAGGCAGGACTGGAATACAAACTCCATCCCGTCAACATTGGAAAAGGCGAGCAAAAAAAATCGGATTTTCTGGGGGTGAATCCCAACGGTCGAATTCCTGCGATCGTCGACACCGCTCCCGTGGATCAGCAAGGGAATCTTGCGGTGTTCGAATCGGGTGCTATTCTTTGGTACCTCGCCGAAAAATACAAAAAGTTTATTCCGGAGTCGGCGCGCGGAAAGTCCGAAGTGTCGCAATGGCTATTTTGGCAAATGGCGGGCTTGGGCCCCATGCTCGGACAGAATCATCATTTCACTCAATATGCACCGGAGAAGGTTCCCTACGCCATCGATCGCTACGTGAAGGAAACTCATAGATTGTACAGTGTTCTGAACCATCACTTAGAGCATCGCAAGTGGGTGGCCGCGGGTGAATTTTCGATTGCGGATATCGCTATTTATCCTTGGATTGTTCCCCATCAGATGCAAGGACAAGACTTAAATCAAATGCCTCATCTCAAGCGTTGGTTTGAATCCATGGCCCGTCGCCCTGGCGTCATAAAGGCCTATGAGATCGCGAAAACTGTCACTGCGGACACAAAATAA
- a CDS encoding tail fiber domain-containing protein — translation MRKYSLFFLVSFFVSAAGATQKFAQHINFDGVLLDPNTNAPITPNPDVKVQIVDPSGNCILFESDYDNLVLGSDGSFSIKIGPDDSIGVRNTSVDGNLPWERIFQSVGEIRAAGSTGCASGFNPFSASGNQDRKIRVSVNGTALSPLFSMSPAAMATVAQTLQGKELADFIHADNSGHFAVKSGKEVQFYNTSNSNFVALRAPSSITSNKVYDLPSADGSSGQVLTTNGSGVLSWTSPTATVSVGAGAMGTPSMTFSADTDTGLYNPASDEIGFTSGGVPKMIIKSDGKIGIGTTNPSVPLEVNGAVNATSFSGNGAGLTNLNASNLSSGTIPVGRLGQSGTPSATTFLRGDNTWQTVSGGAPAGSANEIQFRQNASTFGSSPDFRWNAANGSLELERSTTDKFPLISSTLNYSGPSAGGAFAIRGFATSTGATPQIFSGVYGLLQLESGGDPFNAGGVFHSKKASGSGTTSITSALVGAVEHSGGTTTNIAAGRFFYVSGAGNVDAYGVHIGNVMGTNKWSLYSTDSSAPSFFAGNVGVGTTDPSQKLHVVGNLRVQGSIDCTLGNGSGGTNCSSDIRLKTNVQEIENPLQKILSLRGVEFDWNEKSQSPGDHAIGVVAQDVEKVFPTAVIDDPNSGYKKVDYAALVAPVIQAFKEINTRITELSKVFERDSREITLVKAENALLKARADKSEADAAKQKRENAEIKARLDKIEKMLNSK, via the coding sequence ATGAGAAAATATTCTTTGTTTTTTTTAGTTTCGTTTTTTGTAAGTGCGGCTGGAGCCACGCAAAAATTCGCTCAGCATATCAACTTCGATGGCGTTTTGCTAGACCCAAACACGAATGCCCCGATCACCCCCAACCCCGATGTTAAAGTTCAAATCGTGGATCCTTCAGGGAATTGTATTTTATTTGAATCCGATTACGACAATTTAGTTTTGGGAAGTGATGGAAGCTTTTCGATCAAAATAGGCCCTGACGATTCTATCGGAGTGAGAAACACGAGCGTTGATGGGAATCTACCGTGGGAAAGAATATTTCAAAGTGTGGGAGAAATTCGCGCGGCGGGATCCACGGGTTGTGCTTCGGGGTTTAATCCGTTTTCGGCCTCGGGAAATCAGGATCGCAAAATTCGTGTGAGCGTGAATGGAACGGCGTTAAGTCCTTTGTTCTCAATGTCGCCCGCGGCGATGGCCACGGTGGCGCAAACGCTCCAGGGGAAAGAGTTGGCGGATTTTATTCATGCGGACAATAGCGGACACTTTGCCGTGAAGAGTGGCAAAGAAGTTCAGTTCTATAATACTTCGAACAGTAATTTCGTCGCTTTGCGAGCCCCGTCTTCGATCACATCAAATAAGGTCTATGACCTTCCCTCGGCGGATGGCTCCAGTGGACAGGTTCTTACAACGAATGGCTCCGGAGTTTTGTCCTGGACTTCGCCTACGGCCACCGTTTCTGTGGGTGCCGGTGCTATGGGGACACCTTCAATGACGTTTAGTGCGGATACAGACACAGGTTTGTACAACCCTGCGAGCGATGAGATTGGTTTTACCTCAGGTGGTGTACCGAAGATGATTATTAAATCTGACGGAAAAATAGGGATCGGAACAACAAATCCATCTGTGCCGCTGGAAGTTAACGGAGCCGTCAATGCGACTTCATTTTCTGGGAACGGGGCGGGTCTTACCAATTTAAACGCCTCAAATCTATCAAGCGGAACAATACCTGTCGGGAGATTGGGCCAGTCAGGAACTCCAAGTGCGACGACATTTCTGAGAGGAGACAACACATGGCAGACAGTTTCTGGTGGAGCCCCTGCGGGCTCAGCAAATGAAATTCAGTTTCGCCAGAACGCAAGCACCTTTGGAAGTTCACCTGACTTTAGATGGAACGCGGCCAATGGTTCTCTCGAACTAGAGCGAAGTACAACAGACAAATTCCCTCTCATTTCAAGTACACTGAATTACTCCGGACCTTCAGCCGGAGGTGCTTTCGCGATTCGAGGTTTTGCAACTTCTACAGGCGCCACTCCGCAAATTTTTTCCGGAGTATACGGCTTACTTCAGTTAGAAAGCGGCGGTGACCCATTCAATGCGGGTGGAGTTTTTCATTCAAAAAAGGCAAGTGGCAGCGGGACTACATCCATCACATCAGCTCTTGTTGGAGCTGTAGAGCACTCAGGAGGAACCACAACAAATATCGCTGCAGGACGTTTTTTTTACGTGTCTGGGGCTGGAAATGTCGATGCATACGGAGTTCATATCGGTAATGTCATGGGCACAAACAAGTGGTCCCTTTATTCTACGGATAGTTCAGCCCCAAGCTTTTTTGCAGGCAATGTTGGTGTCGGAACTACTGATCCCTCTCAGAAACTCCACGTCGTTGGTAATCTTCGAGTGCAAGGTTCAATAGATTGTACGCTTGGAAATGGTTCTGGTGGAACGAACTGTTCTTCTGATATTCGTCTCAAAACAAACGTACAAGAGATTGAAAATCCATTACAAAAAATCTTATCTCTACGAGGAGTTGAGTTTGATTGGAATGAAAAATCTCAAAGTCCAGGTGATCATGCAATTGGTGTGGTTGCTCAAGATGTTGAGAAGGTGTTCCCGACGGCCGTCATTGATGATCCAAACTCGGGCTACAAGAAGGTCGATTACGCCGCTCTCGTTGCTCCTGTCATCCAAGCCTTTAAAGAGATAAACACACGTATTACAGAGCTTTCCAAAGTTTTTGAGAGGGACTCAAGGGAGATTACCTTGGTTAAAGCTGAAAACGCGCTGCTTAAAGCCCGCGCCGACAAATCAGAGGCCGATGCAGCGAAACAAAAGCGTGAAAACGCTGAGATCAAAGCTCGTCTCGACAAAATCGAGAAGATGCTCAACTCAAAATGA
- a CDS encoding DUF2959 domain-containing protein, protein MKLLLFIPLTGFFLVACQSAVNKVARNAKYSAWEVVGVEKRDLFKREVANAKEDQEETGEAFKDALTKLKEVYSFDGGNLEKSYNSLNSSYRSTEARVNDVKGSIQKMETVAGDLFEEWSKEISQISTADLRTKSKASLDETKAKYQELHKSLKTSEAKMKPVLTKFKDQVLYLKHNLNAKAVGSLKKESVRIEKDIQALMVDMNRSIANADQVIREL, encoded by the coding sequence GTGAAATTGTTGTTATTTATTCCGTTGACAGGTTTTTTTCTCGTCGCTTGCCAAAGTGCTGTGAACAAAGTCGCTCGCAATGCGAAATACTCGGCATGGGAAGTGGTCGGCGTGGAAAAAAGGGACTTGTTTAAACGCGAAGTCGCAAACGCTAAAGAAGATCAAGAAGAAACGGGCGAAGCGTTTAAGGACGCTCTCACCAAACTTAAAGAAGTCTATAGTTTCGACGGTGGCAATTTAGAAAAGAGCTACAACTCTCTCAACTCCTCTTATCGAAGCACCGAGGCTCGAGTGAACGACGTGAAAGGCAGCATCCAAAAGATGGAAACCGTGGCCGGTGATCTTTTTGAAGAATGGTCCAAAGAGATTTCACAGATCAGCACTGCCGATCTTCGCACGAAAAGTAAAGCCTCTCTCGATGAAACCAAAGCCAAGTATCAGGAACTCCATAAAAGTCTAAAGACGTCGGAGGCGAAAATGAAACCTGTCCTTACGAAGTTTAAGGACCAGGTGCTCTACCTCAAACACAACCTCAACGCGAAAGCCGTGGGCTCTCTCAAGAAAGAATCTGTTCGCATCGAAAAAGACATTCAAGCGCTAATGGTCGACATGAACAGATCCATCGCCAACGCCGACCAAGTGATTCGTGAGCTGTAA